AAGTCGACAGACTCAGGCAATAGAGATGGGTATGACTGCTTGCAGGTGACGGGAGGGATGGAACCGCGCGGCGAGGTTCTCGAGCCAGAGCCTCAGGCTTGGCACTCTACGCCTGGGTCCACACGTAGCGAAGTATGGAGAGGTAGAAGGTATACATCATCTAGTACTGCTGGAGTGggagtatttatatttactactCTATCGATATCAAACCTCAATTAGTACTTGCAAATTGGGACAGGGTTCATATCATTTATCAGGTGAATGTCAGGCTCTCCAAGAGATCACAAGGTAAGCTCTAGAACTCAGCATAGTGCCCGTCTTCACAAATTATAGACCCCAGGACATACTGACTAACTCAGATTTTCAAGGAATCGATCATAAAGGTGTGTAAtatcatcatctccagcattACTATGGGTAATACCACCTCATACCGCGCTAGTGATCTGTCATGTGCTAATTCCCAAATGGCTGCAGCACCCAATCAAGCTCCGACCGGAGTCTATCCATAACCTTCAGCAGctttccaacttccaagtgCATCCAGTCCATTATTTTCACAAAGCGCATGGCTTGGCGCGTGGCTTGGGCTAACCTGGTTTGTTCCGTCCGACGCGAGCAGTGACTATGCTGGTAGGGTTTCAGCAGGTCTCCTAAAATAAATTGGAGAGCATGTCAAACGCAGCCCATAGGGTCTGTATACTCCCGCTGCGATGTATCAACGCAGATACGTTGAGCTGTAAGTATATACCAGTTCATCCGAGTAAGCCACCCAAATCACGCTCCATTCCGTTTACGCGGTCCTCCAAGCTCCGTTTTTTCCTTTCCAATTCCTGTATCTCCTCCAATTCCCGATCAAGGTCGGCGTCAGTGACATCCGTAACTTCGGGATTGACAGGACTAGCGTTATCGAAGTCATCGTAGTCGTCACCATACGAACGGCTCATGATCTCCAATTCTGCGGTATTCCTAGCTACtcgctcctccagctctgcaaTTGACTCTGAAACGTGTCGGTTGCGATAACGGAGACTCGCGATCTTATCCTGGGCGCCAGCAACAGGGCTTCATCAATAATTAGAAAATTTGGTGGAAATCATGTGCGTAGCAAGCTCGACTCACTAGACATTACAAAGAATCTCAGCACCTCTAAGCAGAACGTCAATGTTAACCTCGCCACGAGGCCCATTGCCTGAAGTTTTAGCGGAACGTTTAATCTCTTCCATCATATCAGAGCCGAGAACTCGAGCAACAGCTGACTGATTTCTGTTGTTTCGAGCTGAGTAGATCCGGCTTGCCATAGACTCTGCTTCAAGCTCGGGCTTGAATTGCGTCGCTCGCCTTGTGGCTCTTCTCTGCGCGCTACTCGCCTTCGCAGACGGGTCGCTTTGGAACAAAGCCCGTTCATGAGCTTCTGTGTCGCGAATCAAAGCAGTAATGTCATGAGCACCAAGGAGGGCGTTCGTAAAAATCCGGGGCGGGGGAAAGCTGGTCGCATTGTTAGCATGGCAGCTGCAGTGAACAACTAGACAGTATGCTCCT
The nucleotide sequence above comes from Aspergillus puulaauensis MK2 DNA, chromosome 3, nearly complete sequence. Encoded proteins:
- a CDS encoding uncharacterized protein (COG:S;~EggNog:ENOG410PNCE;~InterPro:IPR013966;~go_component: GO:0005876 - spindle microtubule [Evidence IEA];~go_component: GO:0042729 - DASH complex [Evidence IEA];~go_process: GO:0008608 - attachment of spindle microtubules to kinetochore [Evidence IEA]) is translated as MPLLENHLEQIMLSSNAIAELPFPPPRIFTNALLGAHDITALIRDTEAHERALFQSDPSAKASSAQRRATRRATQFKPELEAESMASRIYSARNNRNQSAVARVLGSDMMEEIKRSAKTSGNGPRGEVNIDVLLRGAEILCNVYPVAGAQDKIASLRYRNRHVSESIAELEERVARNTAELEIMSRSYGDDYDDFDNASPVNPEVTDVTDADLDRELEEIQELERKKRSLEDRVNGMERDLGGLLG